The proteins below are encoded in one region of Shewanella algae:
- the fliD gene encoding flagellar filament capping protein FliD translates to MISGMSGAQFAQQLISAERAGKDNLYQSSKTGYQKQLDAYTLLDKGLDRLNSKLTTLGTDAFKGNIAEVTDENIYVSSSAKAPQGNFQLSVEQLAQAHQLVKPFASEDATLPASGIIQISMGGKSMSVDLAMVNSGGSVSVSELRDMINQHPNNPGVQASLVRTGGQVQLMLTSKETGKANSISISLDGADWGMVETQAAQDAKATLNGMSITSASNMLTQVVDGVDIELRKVHEAGDSSNISIKADQEAGKEAVKAYVDTVNELLRQISQLTRGLGVDALDDSKDKDDKDSKSSKIDESQLGILKGDTSLRTLQQRLRELSFQAAPNGLTLADAGIELTRNGELKLDEKKLENALKTQPQAISDLFGAKGGMVDKVQEITKPYTRFDGYMDMKKNNLKRQLDRVEDNMERHNRMMEQRYQIYLKQFTAMETTINELNSASGLFY, encoded by the coding sequence ATGATTTCCGGAATGAGTGGTGCCCAATTCGCGCAGCAGCTGATCAGTGCCGAGAGGGCCGGTAAAGACAATCTCTATCAAAGCAGCAAAACGGGCTACCAGAAACAGTTGGATGCCTACACCTTGCTGGATAAGGGGCTCGATCGTCTTAACAGCAAGCTGACAACCCTTGGGACCGATGCCTTCAAGGGCAATATCGCCGAGGTCACAGATGAAAACATCTATGTCAGCAGCTCGGCCAAGGCGCCGCAGGGGAATTTTCAGCTGTCGGTAGAGCAGTTGGCTCAGGCACACCAACTGGTCAAGCCCTTTGCATCGGAAGATGCCACTCTGCCGGCATCCGGGATTATTCAGATCAGCATGGGTGGCAAGAGCATGAGTGTGGATCTGGCCATGGTTAACAGCGGTGGCAGCGTTTCTGTCAGTGAGCTGCGGGATATGATCAACCAGCATCCCAATAACCCGGGCGTGCAGGCTAGCCTGGTACGCACCGGCGGCCAGGTGCAGCTGATGCTGACCTCGAAGGAAACCGGCAAGGCCAACAGTATTAGTATCAGTCTGGATGGTGCTGACTGGGGCATGGTCGAGACTCAGGCCGCTCAGGATGCCAAGGCTACGCTCAATGGCATGAGTATCACCTCGGCCAGCAACATGCTGACTCAGGTTGTGGACGGGGTGGATATCGAACTGCGTAAGGTTCATGAAGCCGGTGACAGCAGCAATATCAGTATCAAGGCGGATCAAGAGGCCGGCAAAGAGGCAGTTAAAGCCTATGTGGATACAGTCAATGAGCTGCTGCGGCAGATAAGTCAATTGACTCGAGGCCTGGGGGTTGATGCCCTGGATGACTCGAAAGACAAGGACGACAAGGATAGCAAGAGCAGCAAGATAGATGAGAGTCAGCTGGGGATCCTCAAGGGTGATACCAGCCTGAGAACCCTGCAACAAAGGCTACGTGAGCTGAGTTTCCAGGCTGCCCCCAATGGTTTGACTCTGGCCGATGCCGGTATCGAACTGACCCGTAATGGTGAGCTAAAGCTGGATGAGAAAAAGCTGGAAAATGCCCTGAAGACCCAGCCGCAGGCGATCAGTGATCTCTTCGGAGCCAAGGGCGGCATGGTCGATAAGGTTCAGGAGATCACTAAACCTTATACCCGTTTCGATGGCTATATGGATATGAAGAAGAACAACCTGAAACGCCAGTTGGATCGGGTCGAAGACAATATGGAACGCCATAACCGCATGATGGAACAGCGTTATCAGATCTACCTGAAGCAGTTCACCGCGATGGAAACCACCATCAATGAGTTGAACAGTGCCAGTGGATTGTTTTACTGA
- a CDS encoding flagellar hook-length control protein FliK, giving the protein MSIALIPALAETPAKKVPLSAHPDSSGKKDSYRQEEQSLSQAATQPANSTASGMNAKAQGAQEKGSQVKSTQGQSSTVEDRESGTESAGEMSTNTVVVKELLPPLMQPAAIQVTTPPGAPLAQLQGQGHDENTVPPLAGITAQGIVGTQQTNLSLAGISQPVAANPFNGEGRGVGDMRGQSLQLAAALPQAATQVSSATTEAKGTPFLPVGTMAQTAMPSQQLTVNAAAQLAAWHADPSSKPVAELGLQPEVAALTSERPGVSQWGPLPLSAQGTQVQHARELLLPLRDQLRFQIDQRIQTAELQLTPPELGRIELNIRLDGDRLHIQMHAANNHVRDALLSGLERLRNELAMEHKGNISLDVATDSERHQPEQDAREGYAGAIASSRVDETKGDTEAERRRDRQLNLLA; this is encoded by the coding sequence TTGAGTATTGCGCTGATCCCGGCGCTGGCTGAAACGCCGGCGAAAAAAGTGCCCTTGTCCGCTCACCCGGACAGCAGTGGCAAAAAGGATTCTTATCGGCAGGAAGAACAGTCTCTTTCTCAGGCCGCGACTCAGCCGGCCAACTCCACAGCTTCCGGCATGAATGCCAAAGCGCAGGGGGCTCAAGAGAAGGGCTCTCAGGTAAAGAGTACTCAAGGGCAAAGCAGCACAGTAGAAGATAGGGAATCAGGGACAGAGTCGGCAGGCGAGATGTCGACAAATACTGTGGTGGTAAAGGAACTCTTGCCGCCTTTGATGCAGCCAGCTGCAATCCAAGTGACCACTCCGCCAGGAGCACCCCTGGCGCAATTGCAGGGCCAAGGTCATGATGAAAATACAGTGCCACCTTTGGCCGGCATCACGGCGCAGGGCATTGTGGGCACGCAGCAAACCAATCTGTCACTGGCAGGCATCAGCCAACCTGTGGCAGCGAACCCGTTCAATGGTGAGGGCAGAGGTGTGGGTGATATGCGGGGACAAAGCCTGCAATTGGCCGCCGCCTTGCCTCAAGCGGCTACTCAAGTTTCGAGTGCGACAACTGAGGCCAAAGGCACGCCTTTTCTGCCCGTTGGCACCATGGCGCAGACCGCCATGCCGTCGCAACAGCTAACGGTCAATGCCGCGGCGCAGCTGGCGGCCTGGCATGCTGATCCTTCCAGCAAGCCTGTGGCTGAGCTTGGTCTGCAGCCGGAGGTTGCTGCATTGACAAGCGAGCGCCCGGGCGTGAGCCAGTGGGGCCCCTTGCCTCTGAGCGCTCAGGGAACTCAGGTGCAGCATGCCAGAGAGCTGTTGCTGCCACTCAGAGATCAACTGCGTTTTCAGATAGATCAACGCATTCAAACCGCCGAGCTGCAATTAACCCCGCCAGAGCTTGGACGGATAGAACTGAACATTCGCCTCGACGGTGACCGACTGCATATTCAGATGCATGCGGCCAACAACCATGTGCGCGATGCTCTGCTCAGCGGCCTGGAACGCCTGCGCAATGAACTGGCCATGGAACACAAAGGCAATATTTCCCTGGATGTAGCCACCGACAGCGAGCGACACCAACCTGAGCAGGATGCCAGAGAAGGGTATGCCGGCGCGATCGCTTCATCCCGGGTGGACGAAACCAAAGGTGACACAGAAGCCGAGCGCAGACGCGATAGGCAGCTGAACCTACTGGCCTGA
- the fliS gene encoding flagellar export chaperone FliS has protein sequence MFYEQDPFSGYRQASLDARAAAANPHEMVRMLLDGLLDELARASGHMERKAFEAKGQSINKCLNVIHGLDVLLDIENGGEVATNLNRLYDYCSRQLVSASVENNPEALQPVVQVIQQIREGWAQLE, from the coding sequence ATGTTTTATGAGCAGGATCCTTTCAGCGGCTACCGTCAGGCCAGCTTGGATGCCCGGGCCGCGGCGGCCAACCCCCATGAGATGGTGCGTATGTTGCTGGATGGCTTGCTGGATGAACTGGCCAGAGCCTCGGGGCATATGGAACGCAAGGCGTTTGAGGCCAAGGGCCAGAGTATCAACAAGTGTTTGAATGTGATCCATGGGCTTGATGTGTTGTTGGACATTGAAAACGGCGGCGAAGTAGCAACCAACCTCAACCGTCTCTATGACTATTGCAGTCGTCAACTGGTTAGCGCCAGTGTCGAAAATAACCCAGAGGCACTGCAGCCTGTGGTGCAGGTTATTCAACAGATTAGGGAAGGTTGGGCCCAACTTGAGTGA
- a CDS encoding flagellin — translation MLSVHTNYASLVAQNSVNKNNGLLSTAMERLSTGLRINGADDDAAGLQIANRLNANVVGMSTASRNISDGVSMLQTADGALSELSSIANRMKELATQHANGVNSADDKAALAAEFDALTAEATRIKDSTEYAGEKLFTKLGTGVAMQIGASKAETMTVTLATQPDVTKAKIDDLDTINTFIDEIGTNRSTLGANINRLGHTASNLANVTENTKAAAGRIMDADFANESAAMTKNQLLVQAGTNVLSRANQNTGLVMGLLG, via the coding sequence ATGTTGTCTGTACATACTAACTATGCCTCTCTGGTTGCCCAGAACTCCGTAAACAAAAACAACGGCCTGTTGTCTACCGCCATGGAGCGCCTGTCTACCGGTCTGCGCATCAACGGTGCCGATGATGACGCCGCAGGTTTGCAAATTGCCAACCGTCTGAACGCCAACGTTGTTGGTATGAGCACTGCCAGCCGTAACATCTCTGACGGCGTCTCTATGCTGCAAACAGCCGACGGTGCCCTGAGTGAACTGAGCTCTATCGCCAACCGTATGAAAGAGCTGGCAACCCAACACGCCAACGGTGTGAACTCAGCCGATGACAAAGCCGCTCTGGCCGCAGAATTTGATGCACTGACAGCTGAAGCTACCCGTATCAAGGACAGCACTGAATATGCCGGTGAAAAACTTTTCACCAAACTGGGTACAGGTGTTGCCATGCAGATTGGTGCCAGCAAGGCTGAAACCATGACAGTGACTCTGGCTACCCAACCTGATGTAACCAAAGCCAAGATTGACGATCTAGATACCATCAATACCTTCATCGATGAAATCGGTACCAACCGTTCTACTCTGGGTGCCAACATCAACCGTCTGGGCCACACTGCCTCTAACCTGGCCAACGTGACCGAAAACACCAAGGCTGCTGCCGGTCGCATCATGGACGCTGACTTCGCCAACGAATCAGCTGCCATGACCAAGAACCAACTGCTGGTTCAAGCCGGTACCAACGTACTGTCCCGTGCCAACCAGAACACTGGTCTGGTTATGGGTCTGCTGGGCTAA